The DNA window TTCTCAGATGATTGATCCCCAGAGATTTCAGCATTTCCGCCGGCAGACTATACCCTAACTGAATATTTTTTAACCGGATATAAGCCGCATTTTGTATCCAGCGGGTTTGTGGTTCAAAGTTTTTTGTTCCATAATCAAATATGGGACGTGGATAATATGAATCTACATTGGGTCCAAAAGGGCTATCGGTATTGGCAGGTCGGAAATAATTCATATGCTCTGTAAAAGCCGTTGATTGCCACAGCCCTACATTTGCCCCAATAAAATAAGGCTCAGCTCCAATATTTATATCTCTTTTCCCGACTCCCTGAAAGAAAATATTTAAATCAAACCCTTTATAATCCATATTGATATTCAGACCGAAATTATAACGTGGAGTACTATTTCCTATAATACGTCTATCTCCGGGATCACTCAATGTATTTTTACCATTATCAATCTTTCCGTCTCCATTAGTATCTTCATACATAATATCACCAGCTCCCCAGTTACTTCCCAGCCTGTCCTGATTATGATTTTTAAGCCATTCCTTCATTTCTTCATCGGTTTTAGCTATTCCTCTTGTTGTATACCCCCATATTTCGCCGAAATATCTTCCTGCATAGTAGTAATCCAAGTTGCCTGTTTCATTATTGTATCGAGTCACTTTTTGTCTGTTATCGCTCAGCATTCCGTTTATACTATAATTAAAATCCTGTCCTATCTTACCTTTCCATCCCACTTCTAGTTCAAAGCCTTTGGATTCCATATCTGCGTTATTCATATCCGGAACTGTTGTACCAAGAGTAGCCGGCAGCGCCGGAGCAGGAGCAACCATATCAAAAGTTTTACGTTTAAAATAATCGAATTTAAAATTAAGTCTGTTGTTGAATGCTGTAAAATCAAGACCATAATTCCATGTGGTAACCCGTTCCCAGGTTAATGACCTACTAACCATTCCCGGAGCATATGCAGTATTTGTCCGCTGCCCGTTAATAAGCCAATACCCATCATTAGCCCCCACCGGCATGGTTTGGAAAAATGGATACCAACCAATTTTATCAGTGTTTTGATTTCCTAGAGATCCATAAGAAAATCTAAATTTTAAATCATTAACAGCCTGAGCAAAACGACCCATTTTTCCCCAAAAATCTTCCTTAGCCATATTCCAACCGACTGAAAAAGAGGGATAAAAATTCCATCTCTGATCTCTCAGAAAACGGCTTGTTCCATCATACCTTCCATTAACTTCTACCAGATAGCGTTGTTTATAATTATAATTAAGCCTTCCAAAAGCTCCAAAGGTAGACCAGTGCCCACGTGAGCCTCCAACACCAGGCGTATTTCCGTAGGTGGCATCAATAGCAATAACATTTGGAGAATACAACATATCTCTTGAAGCCCTAAACTCCTGAACCTTATTAAGTTCAGACTGCATTCCAAGCATAGCCTTGAAATAATGATTATTTAACTGTGTCTCATAGGTTGAATAAATATTAGTATTGAAAAAATTTCTTCTAAGTGCATTTTCTTTTACCAAAGAAGAGCCAGGCTTATTGAGCCCATCCCCTACCCCTGCATCATATCCTGCAGGAATAGCAGTTCCATTACCATCATATCGGTAAATCGGCAGATAAGAGCTATTTGTAAAAGTATTTGTTGTGATATAATTAAATTCGGCTCTGGTTTCCCAGTTTTTTACAGGATTAAAAATAAATGCAACCTGCTGAGTAAGGATATCCTCCTGATTTTTCCGATTACTGTTTTGTAATTCCTGGATTTCATTTCCCGACATATAGTTCCCAAAAGGATCTTTCACCGGATTTGTAGGCCATCTTCTAGCCACATTATGATAAAAGAGCCCACTCATGTAGGCAGGACTTTTATAATCTGTACGGGTAAAACGAGTACTATAATTCAAACGAAGAAAAGGTAGAAGCTGAGCATTAATTTTACCGTTCAAGGTATATCGATCCATTCTATCAGGATTGTACCGCATTAACCCATCAGTACCTAGCCAATTAGCAGAAAAATAGTAGTTTATTTTTTCAGCGCCTCCTCTTATACTAAGATTGTTTTCCGTAGAGGGAACCCATCTTTTGTAAAATTCTTTAAACCAGTTTACATTGGCAAATCCCTGGTCATATGTTCGCCAGTACTGACCTTCCGGATTCCATTCTGTACCATAATTTTTACCAGCTTTGTAATCTTTTATTTTTTGAATAACCTCCGGAGTAAAAACAGGATTTTGTCCGGCATTTTTCGCAGCGTCATTAAAGTAATATGCAAATGACTCAGAATCCATCATACTGGGCTGTAAAAGTGGTGAGCTGAAGCGCGTCATCAGGTCATAAGTAATTGTTGGCTTACCTGGCCTCCCTGTTTTCGTAGTAACCAACACGACTCCAAATGGTGCTCTGGAACCATATATAGAGGCCGATGAGGCGTCTTTCAGTACAGATATACTGGCAATATCCCTTGGATTTAAACTCTTCAAATCCCCTTCTACTCCATCAATCAATACCAGTGGAGAAGATGACATCTTATCACCTATAATTCCCGATCCCCGGATGGTAAAACTCAAAGCATTATCTAACTGTCCACCTCCGTTTCCAAGGTTAAAATTTAGCCCTGAAGCGGTACCCTGTAATGCCTGTATTGCATTATTTATGGGGCGTCCTTCAATGGCTTTTTCAGATACTGTTGAAATAGAACCGGTAATATTTTCCTTCTTCTGCTTTCCAAAACCAACGACTACCACTTCATCGATATCGTTGGTCTTATCTCCAATATTCTTAGAACTCACAGAGCTTAATTCTATTTGAAATGCCGTTGTATTTGCTTTAACAAGTATTTCTTTGTCAGAATATCCGGAAGCTGTGACAATAAGGGTATCCAATACATCAGCATCAATTGTAAAAGCCCCTTTCTCATTAGTAATTGTTTTAATATTTGTTCCTTTTACTACAATTTTTGCGTTGGATACAGGCTTTCCTGTTTCATCAACAACTACCCCGGAGATTTCTTTTAAAATAGGAAAAGAAAATCGCCTAACTGTACTGAAAGATTCTTTGGTATAAAAATTGTCTACTTTATTGTCATTTACTATTCCATAATATGTTTTACCATAAATGGGACATAAAGTAAGAAAGAAAACTGCCGGCAAAGCTTTATTACTATAAAACTGCTGCCTCCATAAAATAAATTTTCGTTTCATAAGGTTTTTATTTTTTTAAACAACACTAAACAAGAGAGTTAAATGTTATTTAGGTGTTTCTAAAATTAAAAAAGCTATCTAGCCCTAGTCACGAGCATCAAAGATCATTGGAACAAAAAATCACGGTATTTGTTGAGGGTAACATCATGATTTAGATCCAAAGACATGATACAATCAGTACCATAATTCAATTCAGATATAATTTTTTAAAGGGAAAGATTTTAAAAGTAGAAAGAAAAAGAAACGAAAAACATATTAATAAAAGCAATATCCGTCAAGTAGGATGCATGTATGAGAATTTTGCATTATATGAACCATTACGTAGCCTTATTTATTTTTATATAAGATATCCGTAGGGTGTATGTATAATCAATTTTACTGTCTTTTACATATAAATTGATTCTTAAAAGAGGTTTATATTATTCAAAAAAACACACAAATGATAAGAGGAACATGAATCTTATATATAAAAAATCCCAACAAAAAAATTGTCAGGATGTTATTTAAATTAAATCACCACAGAGGCATTTAATGTCTTTATAATGATAAAGATCTATTTTACTATAAAAAGAATTAAAGAAGAATTGAATCTTTTGCTACAAAATCAAAAATGAATTAAACTTTTAAAATGACTTCTGCAGCATGGTCACTAGCCCCTTTTCCGCCTAGTTTTTCCCTTAATAGCTTATAGTCATTCAGAACCTGTTCTCTTTTTTCACCATTCAATATTTTAGTAAGTTCCTCCACAAGATTCTTCGTATTCAAATCATTCTGAATTAATTCTTTTACCACTTCTCTGTCCATAATCAGATTGACCAGAGAAATATAGTTGATATTCTTCACCAGCCTTTTAGCAATAGCATAAGAAATCTTACTTCCACGGTAGCAAACCACCTCAGGAATATTCAATAACGCGGTCTCCAAGGTAGCCGTTCCGGAGGTAACAAGCGCTGCTTTTGAACACCTCAGCAAATCATATGTTTTATTGGAAACAAAGTGTACATTGTCATCCACATATGTTTGATAGAATTCTTTTGGAAGGCTTGGTGCACCTGCGATAACGAACTGATAATTTTTAAAATGAGGTCTCACGGAAAGCATTATTTCAAGCATTTTCTCTACTTCCTGTTTTCTGGAACCCGGCAGAAGTGCGATAATCTCTTTTTCATTCAATCCGTTTTCTGCTTTAAACTGATCAATGCTGATCTCCTGCAGATCTGAAATAGCATCCAATAACGGATGTCCTACAAAATGAGAATGAACGCCGTGTTTTTTATAAAAATCTTCTTCAAAGGGAAGTATTACCATCATTTCGTCTACATACTTTTTGATGATTTCTACTCTGCCTTCTTTCCATGCCCATAATTGTGGAGAGATGTAATAAACTACTTTAATTCCTAATTCTTTAGCGAACCTGGCAATTCTTAAGTTAAAACCAGGATAATCTACCAAAATTAAAACGTCCGGCTTATGGTTTTGAATATCGTCTTTACAGACTTTAATATTGTTTAAAATCGTTCTTAAATTCATCACTACTTCCAGAAACCCCATAAAAGCCAGATCACGGTAATGTTTTACCAGTGTTCCACCCTGAGCTTTCATCAGATCTCCGCCCCAAAACCTAAATTCCGCCTGTGGATCTTTTTGTTTTAAAGCTTTCATCAAGTTGCTTCCATGCAAATCACCGGAAGCTTCTCCCGCAATAATATAATATTTCATTTCTATAGTAAGGATAGAGAACAAATTAAAATACATATGATCTTAATTCGTAAATTTGTTCAAAGATAATGATAAAAAATGTCAGAAGAATTTGAAATCCGGAATAAAGTTGCAGAAAGCGGCCTTATCAATTTTGACCTTGCCACTTTACTTCCAAA is part of the Chryseobacterium lactis genome and encodes:
- the lpxB gene encoding lipid-A-disaccharide synthase, which gives rise to MKYYIIAGEASGDLHGSNLMKALKQKDPQAEFRFWGGDLMKAQGGTLVKHYRDLAFMGFLEVVMNLRTILNNIKVCKDDIQNHKPDVLILVDYPGFNLRIARFAKELGIKVVYYISPQLWAWKEGRVEIIKKYVDEMMVILPFEEDFYKKHGVHSHFVGHPLLDAISDLQEISIDQFKAENGLNEKEIIALLPGSRKQEVEKMLEIMLSVRPHFKNYQFVIAGAPSLPKEFYQTYVDDNVHFVSNKTYDLLRCSKAALVTSGTATLETALLNIPEVVCYRGSKISYAIAKRLVKNINYISLVNLIMDREVVKELIQNDLNTKNLVEELTKILNGEKREQVLNDYKLLREKLGGKGASDHAAEVILKV
- a CDS encoding SusC/RagA family TonB-linked outer membrane protein, which produces MKRKFILWRQQFYSNKALPAVFFLTLCPIYGKTYYGIVNDNKVDNFYTKESFSTVRRFSFPILKEISGVVVDETGKPVSNAKIVVKGTNIKTITNEKGAFTIDADVLDTLIVTASGYSDKEILVKANTTAFQIELSSVSSKNIGDKTNDIDEVVVVGFGKQKKENITGSISTVSEKAIEGRPINNAIQALQGTASGLNFNLGNGGGQLDNALSFTIRGSGIIGDKMSSSPLVLIDGVEGDLKSLNPRDIASISVLKDASSASIYGSRAPFGVVLVTTKTGRPGKPTITYDLMTRFSSPLLQPSMMDSESFAYYFNDAAKNAGQNPVFTPEVIQKIKDYKAGKNYGTEWNPEGQYWRTYDQGFANVNWFKEFYKRWVPSTENNLSIRGGAEKINYYFSANWLGTDGLMRYNPDRMDRYTLNGKINAQLLPFLRLNYSTRFTRTDYKSPAYMSGLFYHNVARRWPTNPVKDPFGNYMSGNEIQELQNSNRKNQEDILTQQVAFIFNPVKNWETRAEFNYITTNTFTNSSYLPIYRYDGNGTAIPAGYDAGVGDGLNKPGSSLVKENALRRNFFNTNIYSTYETQLNNHYFKAMLGMQSELNKVQEFRASRDMLYSPNVIAIDATYGNTPGVGGSRGHWSTFGAFGRLNYNYKQRYLVEVNGRYDGTSRFLRDQRWNFYPSFSVGWNMAKEDFWGKMGRFAQAVNDLKFRFSYGSLGNQNTDKIGWYPFFQTMPVGANDGYWLINGQRTNTAYAPGMVSRSLTWERVTTWNYGLDFTAFNNRLNFKFDYFKRKTFDMVAPAPALPATLGTTVPDMNNADMESKGFELEVGWKGKIGQDFNYSINGMLSDNRQKVTRYNNETGNLDYYYAGRYFGEIWGYTTRGIAKTDEEMKEWLKNHNQDRLGSNWGAGDIMYEDTNGDGKIDNGKNTLSDPGDRRIIGNSTPRYNFGLNINMDYKGFDLNIFFQGVGKRDINIGAEPYFIGANVGLWQSTAFTEHMNYFRPANTDSPFGPNVDSYYPRPIFDYGTKNFEPQTRWIQNAAYIRLKNIQLGYSLPAEMLKSLGINHLRIYLSAENVFTITKMSKIFDPETINGAWGKGKVYPLSRVISTGITLIF